Proteins encoded within one genomic window of Streptomyces sp. NBC_01314:
- a CDS encoding GNAT family N-acetyltransferase yields the protein MLAEVHERDGYPVNWPEQPGNWLTPPSLVAAWVVELDGRIAGHVGLSRSGAGDAAPGLWSDRTGVGVDGTAVISRLFVAPSARGRELGASLMARAVAEARLRGLHPVLDVVASDTAAAALYERLGWQFLATVEQRWGPDQHVAVRCYAAAP from the coding sequence GTGCTCGCGGAGGTCCACGAACGCGACGGCTATCCCGTCAACTGGCCCGAGCAGCCCGGCAACTGGCTGACTCCCCCCTCGCTCGTCGCCGCCTGGGTGGTGGAGCTGGACGGCCGGATCGCCGGCCATGTGGGCCTCTCCCGGAGCGGCGCGGGGGACGCGGCGCCCGGACTGTGGAGCGACCGTACGGGTGTGGGCGTCGACGGGACGGCCGTGATCAGCCGGCTGTTCGTCGCTCCGTCGGCCCGCGGGCGGGAGCTCGGCGCGTCGCTCATGGCCCGGGCCGTCGCCGAAGCGCGGCTGCGCGGTCTGCATCCGGTACTCGACGTGGTGGCGTCCGACACCGCCGCGGCGGCCCTCTACGAACGGCTCGGCTGGCAGTTCCTGGCCACGGTCGAGCAGCGGTGGGGCCCCGACCAGCACGTGGCCGTCCGGTGCTACGCGGCGGCGCCCTGA
- a CDS encoding beta-galactosidase family protein: MRPPALTTSSDGFLLNGEPFRIISGAMHYFRIHPDLWADRLRKARLMGLNTVETYVPWNLHQPDPDSPLVLDGLLDLPRYLSLARAEGLHVLLRPGPYICAEWDGGGLPSWLTSDTDIRLRSSDPRFTDALDRYLDILLPPLLPYMAANDGPVIAVQVENEYGAYGDDTAYLKHVHQALRARGIEELLFTCDQAGSGHHLAAGSLPGVLSTATFGGRIEESLKALRAHMPEGPLMCSEFWIGWFDHWGEEHHVRDAASAAADLDKLLAAGASVNIYMFHGGTNFGFTNGANHDQCYAPIVTSYDYDAALTESGDPGSKYHAFREVIARHAPVPEEPVPAPAPKLSGITVELDRLAPLLPYATSLGAALERTEHPVTMEELGQRSGYVLYRTTLPEAGDGLLHFDGGVGDRAQVFVDGAPVGVLERERHDETLPLRVPRAGATLDVLVENMGGVNYGPRIGAAKGLLGPVTFNGTALLGWDTHRLPLADLSTVPFAPAEGTPVTVPAFHHGTFDVDTPADTFLSLPGWTKGQAWINGFHLGRYWNRGPQRTLYVPAPVLRPGANELILLELNATTSARAEFTDTPDLGPVKP, from the coding sequence TTGCGCCCGCCCGCTCTGACCACGTCGTCCGACGGTTTCCTCCTGAACGGTGAACCGTTCCGGATCATCTCCGGCGCGATGCACTACTTCCGCATCCACCCCGACCTGTGGGCCGACCGGCTGCGCAAGGCCCGGCTGATGGGCCTCAACACCGTGGAGACGTACGTCCCCTGGAATCTCCACCAGCCCGACCCGGACAGCCCGCTCGTCCTCGACGGCCTGCTCGACCTGCCCCGCTACCTGAGCCTCGCCCGCGCCGAGGGCCTGCACGTCCTGCTGCGCCCCGGCCCGTACATCTGCGCCGAATGGGACGGCGGCGGCCTGCCCTCCTGGCTCACCTCGGACACCGACATCCGGCTGCGCTCCAGCGACCCCCGCTTCACCGACGCCCTCGACCGCTACCTCGACATCCTGCTGCCCCCGCTGCTGCCGTACATGGCGGCGAACGACGGCCCGGTCATCGCCGTCCAGGTCGAGAACGAGTACGGGGCGTACGGCGACGACACCGCGTACCTCAAGCACGTCCACCAGGCGCTGCGTGCCCGGGGCATCGAGGAACTGCTGTTCACCTGTGACCAGGCGGGCTCCGGCCACCACCTGGCCGCCGGGAGCCTGCCCGGTGTCCTGTCCACCGCCACCTTCGGTGGCAGGATCGAGGAGTCGCTGAAGGCGCTGCGGGCCCACATGCCTGAAGGGCCGCTGATGTGCTCGGAGTTCTGGATCGGCTGGTTCGACCACTGGGGCGAGGAGCACCACGTGCGGGACGCGGCGAGCGCCGCCGCCGACCTCGACAAGCTCCTGGCCGCCGGCGCCTCCGTCAACATCTACATGTTCCACGGCGGCACCAACTTCGGCTTCACCAACGGCGCCAACCACGACCAGTGCTACGCCCCGATCGTCACCTCCTACGACTACGACGCCGCCCTCACCGAGTCCGGCGACCCCGGCTCCAAGTACCACGCCTTCCGCGAGGTCATCGCCCGCCACGCGCCGGTCCCCGAGGAGCCGGTCCCGGCGCCCGCGCCCAAGCTCTCGGGCATCACCGTGGAGTTGGACCGCCTCGCCCCCCTGCTGCCGTACGCCACCTCCCTCGGCGCTGCCCTGGAGCGCACGGAACACCCGGTCACCATGGAGGAGTTGGGGCAGCGCTCCGGCTACGTCCTCTACCGCACCACCCTCCCGGAGGCGGGCGACGGCCTGCTCCACTTCGACGGCGGGGTCGGCGACCGCGCCCAGGTCTTCGTGGACGGCGCCCCCGTCGGCGTACTGGAACGCGAACGCCACGACGAGACCCTGCCCCTGCGCGTCCCGCGGGCCGGCGCCACACTCGACGTCCTGGTCGAGAACATGGGCGGCGTCAACTACGGCCCTCGCATCGGCGCCGCCAAGGGCCTCCTCGGCCCGGTCACCTTCAACGGCACCGCGCTGCTCGGCTGGGACACCCACCGGCTCCCGCTGGCCGATCTGTCCACGGTGCCCTTCGCCCCGGCCGAGGGGACCCCGGTCACCGTTCCCGCCTTCCACCACGGCACCTTCGACGTCGACACCCCCGCCGACACCTTCCTCTCGCTGCCCGGCTGGACCAAGGGCCAGGCCTGGATCAACGGCTTCCACCTCGGCCGCTACTGGAACCGGGGCCCTCAGCGCACCCTCTACGTCCCGGCTCCCGTCCTGCGCCCCGGGGCCAACGAGCTGATCCTGCTGGAACTCAACGCCACGACCAGCGCCCGCGCCGAGTTCACGGACACACCCGACCTGGGCCCGGTGAAGCCCTGA
- a CDS encoding beta-galactosidase: MTPAHHVRVPAPGDPPARGHIPFADAPGVPDPIEVNSRWLTRGGRPWFPVSGEFHYTRYPAGEWEEELLKMKAGGVTAVAAYVIWIHHEEVEGRIRFDGDRDLRRFAELCARHGLDLVPRIGPWVHAEVRNGGLPDWVLDRADAPRTDDPAYLAPVRAWYAAIAGQLHGLDRSNGGPIVAIQIENELYDQPGHLLTLKRMAQEAGLSAPLWTSTAWGGVRLPPDELLPLYGGYTETFWTEADGGWPDTCRKHFFFTHQRDDEGIGADLRPTTVRGGDPEASTGRFPWATCELGGGMAVAYHRRPRVDAADVGALGLTKIGCGSVWQGYYMFHGGTNPPGDLTPLQESHATGYPNDLPVLTYDFQAPLGEYGQYRPSYDELRLQHLLLADFGHLIAPMDSALPERRPTGQDDRETLRWAVRGDDRSGFLFINNHQPHEPLPAHPGTTFTVEFPGDPEGTKGPFGAAGTVLSLPSTPVTIPQGAYACWPLRLDIAGLRLDWATAQPVCTVDDGRGRTVLVLAATDGIAAELALDPRTVTTVSAPSGEVTTVGDRILVTGLRPGTDALVEVDTTDGGRVGLLVLDAATARTAYRGPAWGAERLVLADSGGGVVFDAHADEVRVHSAAPEPSFAVLPAPERAPVVTGAVVKEATDGVFVRYTVVARGDGRRGPGGADGELPVTPVRPAGEAPPVTTGVLGRASVPADEHFDTVAAEYAIALPDDPPPGTLLRVHWTGDVARAYVGEHLVADQFYSGGVWDIGLDRLPAGAPRSAGLRLRVLPLPAGAPVYVPGWAGDSEIPAEIVRAELTTTHTWPLRPG, translated from the coding sequence ATGACGCCGGCGCACCATGTGCGCGTACCGGCGCCCGGCGACCCTCCGGCGCGAGGCCACATCCCCTTCGCCGACGCGCCGGGCGTGCCCGACCCCATCGAGGTCAACAGCCGTTGGCTGACGCGGGGCGGCCGTCCGTGGTTCCCCGTCTCCGGCGAGTTCCATTACACCCGCTACCCGGCGGGGGAGTGGGAGGAGGAACTGCTGAAGATGAAGGCGGGCGGGGTGACGGCCGTCGCCGCCTATGTCATCTGGATCCACCACGAGGAGGTCGAGGGCCGCATCCGTTTCGACGGCGACCGCGACCTGCGGCGCTTCGCTGAACTCTGTGCCCGCCACGGTCTGGACCTCGTCCCCCGCATCGGGCCCTGGGTGCACGCCGAGGTCCGCAACGGGGGTCTGCCGGACTGGGTCCTGGACCGTGCCGACGCCCCCCGCACCGACGACCCGGCCTACCTCGCCCCCGTACGTGCCTGGTACGCGGCGATCGCCGGGCAACTCCACGGTCTGGACCGGTCCAACGGCGGTCCGATCGTCGCGATCCAGATCGAGAACGAGCTGTACGACCAGCCGGGCCATCTGCTCACACTGAAGCGGATGGCCCAGGAGGCCGGCCTGTCGGCGCCCCTGTGGACGTCGACCGCCTGGGGCGGGGTGCGGCTGCCGCCCGACGAACTCCTGCCTCTCTACGGCGGCTACACCGAGACCTTCTGGACCGAGGCGGACGGCGGCTGGCCCGACACCTGCCGCAAGCACTTCTTCTTCACCCATCAGCGCGACGACGAGGGCATCGGCGCGGACCTCCGTCCGACGACGGTACGCGGCGGCGATCCGGAGGCATCGACGGGCCGATTCCCGTGGGCCACCTGCGAGTTGGGCGGCGGCATGGCGGTGGCCTACCACCGCCGGCCGCGCGTCGACGCCGCCGACGTCGGCGCGCTCGGCCTCACCAAGATCGGCTGCGGATCGGTCTGGCAGGGCTACTACATGTTCCACGGCGGCACCAACCCGCCGGGCGACCTCACCCCCCTCCAGGAGTCCCACGCCACCGGCTACCCCAACGACCTCCCCGTCCTGACCTACGACTTCCAGGCCCCCCTCGGCGAGTACGGCCAGTACCGCCCCTCCTACGACGAACTCCGCCTCCAGCACCTGCTGCTGGCCGACTTCGGCCACCTGATCGCCCCGATGGACTCGGCCCTGCCCGAGCGGCGGCCGACGGGCCAGGACGACCGGGAGACGCTGAGGTGGGCGGTTCGCGGCGACGACCGATCGGGCTTCCTCTTCATCAACAACCACCAGCCGCACGAGCCGTTGCCGGCCCACCCGGGGACGACGTTCACAGTGGAGTTCCCGGGCGACCCGGAGGGGACCAAGGGACCGTTCGGCGCGGCCGGTACGGTGCTGTCGCTGCCCAGTACACCCGTCACGATTCCCCAAGGGGCGTATGCCTGCTGGCCGTTGCGGCTGGACATTGCCGGGCTGCGGCTCGACTGGGCCACCGCGCAGCCCGTCTGCACGGTCGACGACGGCCGTGGCCGTACGGTGCTGGTCCTCGCCGCGACCGACGGCATCGCCGCCGAACTCGCCCTGGACCCGCGCACGGTGACGACGGTCTCCGCGCCCTCGGGCGAGGTCACGACCGTGGGCGACCGGATCCTGGTGACCGGGCTGCGCCCCGGCACGGACGCCCTGGTCGAGGTCGACACCACCGACGGCGGCCGGGTCGGCCTCCTGGTCCTGGACGCGGCGACGGCCCGTACCGCCTACCGGGGCCCCGCCTGGGGCGCCGAGCGGCTCGTTCTCGCCGACTCAGGCGGTGGTGTGGTCTTCGACGCCCACGCGGACGAGGTACGCGTCCACAGCGCCGCCCCGGAACCGTCGTTCGCGGTACTGCCCGCCCCGGAGCGGGCCCCGGTGGTGACCGGGGCCGTGGTGAAGGAGGCCACGGACGGGGTCTTCGTCCGCTACACGGTGGTGGCGCGGGGCGACGGGCGGCGCGGACCCGGCGGCGCGGACGGTGAACTCCCGGTCACCCCGGTCCGACCGGCGGGCGAGGCGCCGCCTGTCACCACGGGCGTACTGGGGCGGGCGAGCGTGCCGGCCGACGAGCACTTCGACACGGTGGCCGCCGAGTACGCCATCGCCCTGCCGGACGATCCACCGCCCGGCACCCTCCTGCGCGTCCACTGGACCGGGGACGTGGCCCGCGCCTACGTGGGGGAGCACCTCGTCGCCGACCAGTTCTACTCGGGTGGTGTCTGGGACATCGGCCTCGACCGGCTGCCCGCGGGGGCGCCGCGATCGGCGGGACTGCGGCTGCGCGTGCTGCCGCTGCCGGCCGGGGCGCCGGTGTACGTACCGGGCTGGGCGGGCGACTCGGAGATCCCGGCGGAGATCGTCCGAGCGGAGCTGACAACCACCCACACCTGGCCCCTCCGACCCGGCTGA
- a CDS encoding FAD-dependent oxidoreductase: MGGSLAGLLAARALVGHAERVTIVERDRFPKEDADGDGEGGAPRPGVPQNRHPHVLLEGGQHALDALLPGFMAELTAAGAPRVGMPADMVQFQNDRWFRRVSATTHIHTGSRAQLERLVRRRVLAEPSVTLIEGTDTVGLTGDATRVRGVLVRERGDGARREQRELAADLVVDASGRGTKAPRWLAAVGAEAPHEEIIDTGLAYASRVYRDTTGTLGTLGGDPSADALGLHVVPNPTQPYGAVVLPLEDGTHLATFSGLRGDEPPTDEKEFEAYAERLPHPVVHRWMRDAEPLSPISGFRLTANVRRRYDLPGRPAGFLATGDALCTFNPIYGQGMAVAAMSALALRDALGDPRRTPTTRRVQRALLAASRQAWDISAGADKKMPGATGNAVAVRPADRVAGWYLRRVQERVPGDPVVGRAFRSVVSLNEPLGALFAPAVARAVLFGPVKETPAEPPMTRE; this comes from the coding sequence ATCGGGGGCAGCCTCGCCGGGCTGCTCGCGGCGCGGGCTCTCGTCGGTCACGCCGAGCGGGTGACGATCGTGGAACGGGACCGCTTCCCGAAGGAGGACGCGGACGGGGACGGGGAGGGCGGGGCGCCCCGGCCGGGCGTACCGCAGAACCGGCACCCGCACGTCCTGCTGGAGGGCGGCCAACACGCCCTGGACGCACTGCTGCCCGGGTTCATGGCCGAGCTGACGGCCGCGGGCGCGCCGCGGGTCGGGATGCCGGCGGACATGGTGCAGTTCCAGAACGACCGCTGGTTCCGGCGGGTGTCCGCGACGACCCACATCCACACCGGGTCACGGGCGCAGCTGGAGCGGCTGGTACGGCGCCGGGTCCTCGCGGAGCCGTCGGTCACCCTCATCGAGGGGACCGACACCGTCGGCCTGACCGGGGACGCCACGCGCGTGCGAGGCGTCCTGGTGCGGGAGCGCGGTGACGGGGCCCGGCGCGAACAGCGGGAACTCGCCGCCGACCTGGTCGTCGACGCCTCCGGACGCGGCACGAAGGCACCGCGATGGCTGGCGGCCGTCGGAGCGGAGGCCCCGCACGAGGAGATCATCGACACGGGGCTCGCGTACGCCTCCCGCGTCTACCGCGACACCACCGGCACCCTCGGCACCCTCGGCGGCGACCCGTCCGCCGACGCGCTCGGCCTGCACGTCGTCCCCAACCCCACGCAGCCGTACGGAGCCGTGGTCCTCCCCCTGGAGGACGGCACCCATCTGGCCACCTTCTCCGGACTGCGCGGCGACGAACCGCCCACGGACGAGAAGGAGTTCGAGGCGTACGCCGAGCGCCTGCCGCACCCGGTGGTGCACCGCTGGATGCGCGACGCCGAGCCGCTGTCGCCCATCTCCGGCTTCCGGCTGACTGCGAACGTACGGCGCCGCTACGACCTGCCCGGCCGCCCCGCCGGATTCCTGGCCACCGGTGACGCCCTGTGCACCTTCAACCCGATCTACGGGCAGGGCATGGCGGTCGCCGCGATGAGCGCCCTGGCCCTGCGCGACGCGCTGGGCGATCCGCGCCGTACGCCCACCACCCGCCGGGTTCAGCGGGCGCTGCTCGCGGCCTCGCGGCAGGCGTGGGACATCTCGGCCGGGGCGGACAAGAAGATGCCGGGGGCGACCGGCAACGCGGTCGCCGTCCGGCCCGCGGACCGCGTCGCCGGCTGGTATCTGCGCAGGGTGCAGGAACGCGTCCCGGGCGACCCCGTCGTGGGCCGCGCCTTCCGTTCCGTCGTCTCCCTCAACGAGCCGCTGGGCGCCCTGTTCGCCCCGGCCGTGGCACGGGCCGTCCTGTTCGGTCCCGTCAAGGAGACACCCGCCGAGCCGCCGATGACGCGTGAGTGA
- a CDS encoding LacI family DNA-binding transcriptional regulator produces the protein MPRSTTDGNAAGDPGGATRGRSRRNFAGSRPVMDDVARLAGVSKQTVSRVLNDHPAVRTETREAVLEAMRTLGYRPSRSARSLASGRTRMLGVISFDAARYGPASTLTAINTAAQEAGYLVSSIALDTADRDTVVQAVDRLSAEGADGIIAIAPQRPVATALAQARPDTPLVMLDNGLGDGTPVVSSDFTAGARLATEHLLGLGHPTVWHIAGPTGWTSADRRAASWRETLTRAGARVHEPLAGDWSADSGYELGRRLAGDRDVTAVFVSNDQMALGLLRALHEAGRRVPHDVSVVGYDDIPEAAHLLPPLTTIRTDFSAIGTMALRLLLRQLDGPESTGDSPEREPVVPVELIVRDSTGVAVR, from the coding sequence ATGCCCCGAAGCACGACGGACGGCAACGCGGCCGGCGACCCCGGCGGAGCCACCCGAGGCCGCAGCCGACGCAACTTCGCCGGCTCCCGCCCGGTGATGGACGACGTGGCCCGTCTCGCCGGCGTCTCCAAACAGACCGTCTCCCGCGTCCTCAACGACCACCCGGCGGTCCGGACGGAGACCCGGGAAGCCGTGCTGGAGGCCATGCGGACGCTCGGCTACCGCCCCAGCCGCAGCGCGCGCTCACTGGCCAGCGGCCGGACCAGGATGCTCGGGGTGATCTCCTTCGACGCGGCCCGCTACGGCCCCGCCTCCACCCTGACCGCGATCAACACGGCGGCCCAGGAGGCCGGTTACCTCGTCAGCTCCATCGCCCTCGACACGGCGGACCGGGACACCGTCGTCCAGGCGGTGGACAGGCTGTCGGCCGAGGGCGCGGACGGGATCATCGCCATCGCCCCCCAGCGCCCGGTCGCCACCGCCCTCGCGCAGGCCCGCCCGGACACCCCGCTGGTCATGCTGGACAACGGCCTCGGCGACGGCACCCCCGTGGTCTCCTCCGACTTCACGGCGGGCGCCCGGCTGGCGACCGAACATCTGCTGGGCCTCGGCCACCCCACCGTCTGGCACATCGCGGGCCCCACCGGCTGGACGTCCGCCGACCGACGCGCCGCGAGCTGGCGCGAGACCCTGACGCGAGCCGGCGCACGCGTCCACGAACCCCTCGCCGGGGACTGGAGCGCCGACTCCGGCTACGAGCTGGGCCGGCGGCTCGCGGGCGACCGGGACGTCACCGCCGTGTTCGTCTCCAACGACCAGATGGCGCTCGGTCTGCTGCGCGCCCTGCACGAGGCCGGCCGCCGGGTCCCGCACGACGTGAGCGTGGTCGGCTACGACGACATCCCCGAGGCGGCGCATCTGCTGCCGCCGCTGACGACGATCCGTACGGACTTCTCCGCGATCGGCACGATGGCGCTGCGCTTGCTGTTGAGGCAGTTGGACGGCCCGGAGTCGACGGGTGACTCTCCGGAGCGGGAACCGGTCGTTCCTGTCGAGCTGATCGTTCGTGACAGTACGGGGGTGGCGGTGAGGTAG
- a CDS encoding sugar MFS transporter has translation MPDTSTAQEVKHIRPTPETRVFSPVAVVASCVGFVLIGALQALYGPAIPAFRDEFGLSPSAAGLGLSAHFVGGVVGVLLFDRLYGRLGNRRILGTSYLLMALGAAGFALAPNWPAGLAAALLAGLGFGGIDYGLNQLFAVGFGHRSTAMLNILNAHFGVGAILGPALIAAVGAEHYPALFLAFAAANLPLLLCLRGVRDQAPQPATGATGSEVGGSALGRSLGSVLAVFVALYVLHVGIEAGVGGWEPTHLETVGYGAGAAATATSVYWLMMTVGRFLVAPIALRYPPRTIITVSCAGMTVCLLLASVPRLAPYAYAGVGLFIAPIFPTGLPWLHAAAPRARRAGALVIAASMIGGVVAGPALGKAIEWSGVRAVPLLLCAVSALCLLATLWLIRATRSNSPSP, from the coding sequence GTGCCCGACACATCGACCGCGCAAGAGGTGAAGCACATCCGGCCGACCCCGGAGACCAGGGTGTTCAGCCCGGTTGCCGTGGTCGCGTCCTGTGTCGGCTTCGTCCTCATCGGCGCGCTCCAGGCGCTCTACGGGCCCGCCATCCCGGCCTTCCGTGACGAGTTCGGACTGTCGCCGTCGGCCGCCGGGCTCGGCCTGAGCGCCCACTTCGTCGGCGGGGTCGTCGGCGTCCTGCTCTTCGACCGGCTGTACGGGCGGCTGGGCAACCGGCGGATCCTCGGCACCTCGTACCTGCTGATGGCCCTCGGCGCGGCCGGCTTCGCGCTCGCGCCGAACTGGCCCGCCGGTCTCGCCGCCGCTCTGCTCGCCGGACTCGGCTTCGGCGGCATCGACTACGGCCTCAACCAACTCTTCGCCGTCGGCTTCGGCCACCGCTCGACCGCCATGCTGAACATCCTCAACGCCCACTTCGGCGTCGGCGCGATCCTCGGACCCGCCCTGATCGCCGCCGTCGGTGCCGAGCACTACCCGGCGCTCTTCCTCGCCTTCGCCGCCGCCAACCTGCCACTGCTGCTGTGCCTGCGCGGCGTACGGGACCAGGCGCCCCAGCCGGCGACCGGTGCGACCGGCTCGGAGGTCGGTGGCTCGGCGCTCGGGCGCAGCCTGGGTTCGGTGCTCGCGGTGTTCGTCGCGCTCTACGTCCTGCACGTCGGCATCGAGGCCGGGGTCGGCGGCTGGGAACCCACGCACCTGGAGACGGTCGGGTACGGCGCCGGGGCCGCAGCGACCGCCACCTCCGTGTACTGGCTGATGATGACGGTCGGCCGATTCCTGGTCGCCCCCATCGCCCTCCGCTACCCGCCCCGCACGATCATCACCGTGTCCTGCGCCGGCATGACGGTCTGCCTGCTACTGGCCTCGGTGCCCCGGCTCGCCCCGTACGCCTACGCCGGAGTCGGCCTGTTCATCGCGCCGATCTTCCCCACCGGCCTGCCCTGGCTGCACGCGGCCGCACCCCGGGCCCGACGGGCCGGCGCGCTCGTCATCGCGGCCTCCATGATCGGGGGAGTGGTGGCCGGTCCGGCGCTCGGCAAGGCCATCGAGTGGTCCGGCGTCCGCGCGGTCCCGCTGCTGCTCTGCGCGGTCTCGGCCCTGTGCCTGCTGGCCACGCTGTGGCTGATCCGCGCCACCCGCTCCAACTCCCCGTCCCCGTGA